TggtgccccctgccctggctttGCCCCACATGCTGGGCAGGCATTGACGGCACCATTACTGCAGGGAGATCGAGTTCCTGAAGAAGGAGACGGCCCAGCGGCGTGTGCTGGAGGAGTCAGAGCTGGCCCACAAGGAGGAGATCGAGAAGCTGCAGGAGAAGGTGGGCACCGGGCGCCGGGATGCGGGCTGTCCCTGAGCCCCGTCAGCACCGCTCCGGCCACCTGGGGCACGGCCGGGCACCGCCGATCCCGTCACTCCGGCCTCTCGCCTGTcccggagggcctggctcccacctcgccccgctccggccgccgcaTCCTGCAACGGATCGCAGCCGATCTGCTCCCAGCACTGGATCCCGCAACAGATCGCAGTGGATCTGCTTGGGGCGCTGGCTCACTCCTGATCCTCTTCTGGCCACGGGATCCCAGAATGGATCACAGCAGATCTGCTTGGGTGCTGGCTCATACCTGGTCTTGCTCTGGGCACTGGATCCCACACTGGATCACAGTGGATCTGCTTGGGTGCTGGCTCACACCAGATTGTGCTCCAGGCACTGCATCCCATACTGGATCACAGTGGGTCTGCTTGGGTGCTGGCTCACACCGGATTGTGCTCCAGGCACTGGATCCCACACTGGATCATAGTGGATCTGCTTGGGTACTGGCTCACACCTGACCCTCCTCCTGGCATTGGATCCCACACTGGATTGCAGTGGATCTGTCTAGATTTTAGGTCACAGTGGATCCTACTTCAGGATCTTACATCCCATAAGGGATCAAAAGAGATTTTCTTGGGCACTGGATCCCCAGACTGCTTGTGCTGGATCCCATGGTGGTTCCTGGTAGATCTGCACAAGGCACTGGGTCACACTTGATCCTATATTGGGAGCTGGATCCCATGCTGGTCATGCTGGATCCCACACCAGATGACACTGGATTCCTTACTAGCTACACTGGGTCCTCCCCAGCAGGTCAGGTCAGGTCAGAGCTGTGCTGGGTCATAGCAGATCCTCTGCTGGGTCTCACTGGATCCCCTGCAACACGCGGGACCTGGCCCAcctggggtggccaggcaggtcaCTGGGGGCTACAGAATGGGGCCGGGTGACGCGAAGGACCCCAGCAGCCCCCCTTCTGGCACAGGCCAGGCCGGTGGGTCCTAATGCCATGGGGTCGGGGTGGTTCCCggggggcccgggcagccccacACCCTCTGCTCTCGCTGTGGGACGGTCGGGGCAGCGTCGGGAGGGACCCACCAGGCTGGGGGGCACCAGGGCCCAGGCAGGCCCCCCTGGCTGGGCCAGCCAGCACAGAAACCCTCCTGCCTCATCCCCCACCCCAGCAGACCCCCTCAGTGTCCTCCTCATACCTTCCTAAAATCACCCCTAAAAATGCCCCTCCGGTGTCCCACAGCAACTCATCCTCCACCTTCCTGCAGCCCCCTGTTCCTCTCTGGGCCCCCCAAGCTGGCTCTGTGCCCCCCTACATGCCTCTGTGCCCCAGTCCTGACACTGTGCCCCCCACATGTGGCCCTGAGCTCCCTGCCAGGTGCCATCACCCTGGACCCCCGCCaagtgctgtgtgtccccagccCTGAGCTCCCTCCCTTGctccccagccctgtgccccctgcccagcctaTCCCCCATTGTGTCCCCCCAATCGTGTTCCCCCCGCCAGCCCAGTCTTGTCCCCCATCACCCTACCCCTGGTTCTCTGCTCCCTGGCTCATCCTGTCCCCCCCATCCTTGTGACCCTATCctctccccctccagccccaggcccctaccctcttcccccagccctgtgcctccCACCACCCCAGTGTCCTCCCATCCTGCCCCCCTTGTCCTGCCCCCTTGCAGTCCTGTGCCCCCCAACCTGTGTCTCTCAGCCCTTGCCCCCTGCCCCACCGGGCCCCCCTGAGACCTCTCCCCTTTGCTGTTTTTCAGATCTCCGAACTGGAGGCCAAGCTGCAGACTTTGAAAAATTCCAACCCGACTTAAACCACCCTCAAACAGCAGTGatttggggggcccaggggttttccccttctccccccggccccgtcccCACCTTCCCACTCCTTCCCCACCGAGGAGGAGACGAAATCCCTGCCAAGGCCACCTggtgccccccacctcccctcagGGGCACAGAGACAGTGCGGGGGGGTCTGATTGGGGGTGCATCTCTAGGGGGCTGTTTAGGGGGGGGGCGGACACCCCGTGTTCATGTCTGTGTCCAGTGTGAGTCTTGTAACGTGATGGACCGATCAGAGGGGGGCACAGCCCCCccatgcctccccctccccaaatgcACCCTCCTCTTAATCTGACCTCCCCCCCAACCCTGGACACAGATCAAGATAAAGAACTGGCACCCACGTTTGACGCTGGAGGGGGGACAGGCAGAAACACCCCCCCCTAAATGTGAGCCATACTGGGGAACAAAGGGGGGGTACACTGGAAAGAcccctcccccatccccagcttCTCCTCTTGGGACTCACCTGGAGCATCGATGCGGGGCAGGGCCTGGTTTCCTTTGGGCACACGGTGCTGGCCAGACCCCCCACCCGGCGGACTCGACCCTGGCACCGGGCCGGCTCCGGAGCAAGGTGCCCACGTCGGGTTCGGCACATGGTGCCTAGGACACTTCAGACCTTCGACATGGAGTTGGAggggggcccccccccaccctccaaagTGCCACCACCATTAGGCATAAAGGACATGATGGCCCTTTGCCAACCTCTGCCTTTGCCAACCTCTGCAGCCAGCACGGCGGGGGTATGCTGGCTCCCAAagcgcacccccccccctccaagggACGCGGGGGCTGCCCGGCATCCCGGCTGCGCAGGCACGGACAGGAAGACCACGGGGCAGTGGGGGCGCCCACGTCGGTGCCACTGGACTCCCCCGACACCTGCCACCGGCGTCCCCGAGCCCAGGGCTCTTTCGCCTTCCCTTAgcagaggggacatggaggacctGCGCCCCATTGTCTGGGCACTCACGAGACAGGGCTCCCCTCTttgctccctcttcctctctggtGTGAAAGCAATGCCGGGAGAAGGGTGAGAGACCCCACAGCCCCAATCTGCCAACTGTAAATATCAATACCCTCTCCCCTACCCCCCTCCCAAAAAATCACAGTATTTCTGTGGGGCTGGGATGTCCCCCCCACTGCCACTGGCCAAACCCATCAGGTCACGGGGCCCCTGCCCTGGGACACGTCCCCCTCCCCTAATCCCAGGGGGAAAtccctttatttttgtttccattttggaCCCCCCCTCCCCTAAGTACTGAGTCTCCGACAGTAACTGGATGTGGGGGCAACTGGGCGTCAGAGCTGGTTATACTGGgacggggaggaggggggcacaCAGGGGTGATGGGAGGGGTCCGACTGGATTGGAGCCACTTTGGGGATGGGGGAGTATTTAAGGGGGGGGTGGGAGCGAGAgccccgggggggtcctggggttaTTTAATCTCACACGTATACCTGTGGgtgtatatactatatatatatgtacgtatgtatgtattGGTCCTCGTTTTGTAATGCAACGTCCTCTCATCCTGTCATATCGATAAATACAACCTCATTGTCTTGGCCGCGCCtgattccccccccacccccacccccactgcCTGGAGGGGccacctgggggcactgggaggactggCCGGCCCGGGGGGGTAACGCAGGGTCAATGATCCCACAGAGGCACTGGAAAATGAGAGAAGCACCGGGGCACAGGGAGGACTGGGGTACAGGGAGGACTGCCATACTGGGAGGAGTGCCATACTGGAAGGGGTCTAGGGAAAATGGGGGAAACCAGAAGGGGGTAGAGCCACTGGcacacgtgtgtgtatgtgcgtgcgtgcgtgtgtgtgtgcacacaggcaTGTGTACACCTGTGTGCGCATgtctgtgtgcgtgcgtgcatctGTGCGTCTTTAtgcatgtgcctgtgtgtgtgtgcaaaagaACTCGTGTGGGTGTACGTGGGTGTACGTGGGTGTACGTGGGTGTGTGCCCGCGCGTGCCGGGCGGGAGCTGTCCGTTCAGCACCACGCCGCGGTGTTCGGCGCTGCACACCCCGGCGCTGTCCGTTCAGCACCAcgccgcggtgctcggcgctgcacagcCCGGCGCTGTCCGTTCAGCACCAcgccgcggtgctcggcgctgcacaccCGCGCCGTgtaggcggggcggggcgcggcggctgaTCCCGgcccacccccggccccggccgcttccgggttcctgtcccccccccgcctccaccccccccccgcggcccccggcccggcggggtgGCCCAGCTCTGCGGCGCcttcggctcggcccggcccggctccccagCGCCcctggcccggctcggcccggctcggcccgcggcccggcggcgggaggagcccAGGATGCCTGAGGAGCgcgggtgagtggggggagggcagggcgTAACCCCGGGACAGGCCCATCCCCGGTACAGCATCCCTCCGGTACAGCTCCCTGCCCGGTACAGCATCCCCATCCCCCGGTACAGCACCCACCCCTCCGGTACAGCATCCCTCCGGTACAGTGTCCCCCTTGTACAGCTTCTCCCCCACCCTCGGTACAGCATCCCACCCCGGTACAGCCCCTCCTCGGTACAGCCCCCCGGCCCTGGGACAGCATCCCCTCTAAAGCACCCCCACCCCCAGTATAGCATCttcgccctccctccccccccagtaCACCACCCTCCCGGTTATGGTCCTCCTTGGTACAGCGTCCCTGGAACACCCTCCATCCCTGTACGGTCCTCTggtacagcccccccccccccccatcaccggTAGTGTCCCCTCCTGTTAatgtccccccatccccagcactgCCCATCCTCGGTACAgcgccctccccccccacccccccggccttGTTTAGCTGTGCTGGGAATGGATCGAAGTGGAGGGATTGGAGGGGCCTTGGGGGGCAGCAGGCATTTTTGGGGGCTGGGTTTGACTCTGatccccctcagcccccccccctcACGATGCTCCCAAGGTATTAGCAGCCCCCTCCCACTGAGAGATACTGCAAAGTGGACCTCAATTAGGTGTCCCCCAGGCCTGCTCTTACCCCACCTCCCCCCTCAAATACcctgggggggggaatggggggggctTCTCCCTGGCCCCATGCTGGGAAGGCCATCTGTATCTTCCCCTCAAGAGGGGCTTGGGGGTGCTTATTGGGAGGGGGGCTCAGTTTTATCCCTCTCTTTGGCAGGGAAGTGGCCTCTGCTCCAGGGACAGCCCCaaaatctgggggggggggcaagtggTGGGGGGATTAACAGAGGAGGATCTGGGGGGGGAACTTTGCAACAGGCCCTATCCCAATCCACAGCCCCCCCTCCTCTATTGGGATGCTTTTTGGTGAACCCCAAATCTCCCAttcccatggggtggggggggtcagcACTATCAGGCCCTACAGCCCTTCCCACTCCCAAGCCCtggggctcccccccgccccagagaggggaggtgATGTCTCCATCCCAGACCAAcaatggtggggggggaggagagcaaTGGATGCTATCACCTGTCCTGAGGGTCATTATGCCCTCCTCAGCCCCTAGGCTCCCCCCAACCAGGGCTGCTGAGACCAAGGGCATGGGAGGACACTGGGATCACTGCGCAGGCAGGGCTGGTGTGGGGGCATCCTTCCCACCCCCATTTGCAGAGGGTCCCAGTGGGATGGGGGCTCAGGGGTCCCCAGGAGGGGATGGGTAGGAAGAGCAGCAGTGCCTGTTCTTGCTCCCACCATGGGGTGACAGCTTGACTAGGGGAGGGAATTGCTGCTTGGGGAGCCACAGGCCAAGGCTGGCATAGGGCAAAGCAAACAGTGGCCCCCCCCATGCCAGGAGGAGGTATGTGGCAGGAGACACATCGGTGAACCCCACCATCCTGCCTGCACAGGTCAAGGAGCAGGATTGGGCCTGGAGGCCTCAGCATGATGTGAGGGTGGTAgggctggacacctgggttcccttccctgcttccttttgccccccagcccagcagccctccCAGCCTGGCATGGGGTCCCCGCTCTCTGACTGCCCCCTCTCCCTTCAGCTCTGTCTCACCATGTCGGTCTCCAAGCTGCAGGACGTGGATGAGGTTTTTGGTGAGTCCTTGTGGGCGATGCCCCCCCAGGAAGGTGCCCCCATTTTCCCCTGCATCCCAGACCCACGGACACAGCACAGGGGCCTGCCAGGGGCGCAGTCCCACAGCACATTTGGGGGCGGGGGTGAGGCCCAGCCATAggaccctgcaccctgcagcctcctcagcctcctgtcCCCTCCATGCCTTCCTACCTGTCAGTGATGAGGcgagaagggaaactgaggctgggGTGGGTGGCAGAAATCACCCCAGAGCTGGGCATGGGGCCATGCACATGGGAGCAGGGGCATCGTGCACACAAGGGTATGGGCACATGGATATGCACAGGGACAGGGGGACTTAGGGCCACGGGGACACATATGGGTACCCAGGCACATGGGTGTGGGCACAGGGACACACATGGGGCCACATGGACCCAGACGTGGAGATGCTCACAGGGCACAGGGACACAGAGAGACACTTAGGGACACAGAGAGACACTTAGCCCAAGGGGTCCATGCTGATGGTTGGGGCTGGAGCACGGGATGTCCAAGTGGAGGCCAAAGGTGGGGCTGTTCAGGCAGAGAAGGGCaggcggcaggggctgggctaTGGGGATGATGGGGCCAAAACCCTCAGTGGATGACTGGGGCGCATCAGGGCAATCCCACTCAGACCCTGGGCAGAGCTTTCTCCTGGGGTGGGGTAGACCAGGGACAGGCCCAGGTGACAGGGACACTTGGTCCTTGGGAACACTCAGAGCAGATGAGCCCGGGGAGCCCCGTGGCCCCCCGCTCTGCCCCCGGCTTCCGccagctcctctccctgccccgactgtgGCCAGGGCTGCCTGCGCCGTGGGCACTGGGGCATCACGTGCCAGGCATCTCTTTGAACACTTCTCTCTGTCCCTGTCCCTTGTCCCACCTCCACCGGGATCCCCCATCCATCCCCACACTTCTCCCCtatccctgtcccccccccatcccacccctaCTGCGATCTCCTATCCGTCCCCCGATACTCTTACCCTGTCTCTGTGCCCCTTTGCCTCCCTCCCATCACCACTGGGCTGGCCTTCTCCCTCTGTCCATCTGTTCATCCATCCCTGCAATGCTCTCCGTCTCCACTGGGATCCCCATGTCCTCCCATCTGTCTGCTCATCCATCCCCCCACAATGTTCTCCCATCCCCATTTCCTTATCCCTACCTGTGCATGCATCCATCCATTCTGGTCTCCTTGTCCCTACCTGTTTGTCCATCTGTCGCCCTTTACCTGTCCTActcatccatctctccatccatccctgtcTCTACTCATCCGTCTTTCCATCCctacccatccatccatctgcaTCTCCCTGTCCCTGCTTGTCCGTCTGTccacctgtctctctctctctgccccggTCTCTCTTTCACCCCCAGATTTTACCGCTGTGGTTCCAGAGACGCAGCGGCTCGACAGCAGCTTGCAGAAGGCCCGAGCACGGCTCCTAGCCAAAGGCAGGCGGCACCGGCCATCCCGCTCCCGCCTGCGAGACAGCGCCAGCTCCACCGAGGGTGAAGATGGGCCTGAGAGGAGGGTGAGCCCCACGGGCACTCGTGGAGGAGGGACCCTGGCCAAGCTGATGGGGTGCTGGGCCCTGCCATGACCAGGGCACCTGCAGGATGGCCCAGGGGGTTTAGGGGGGCCTGGTTGGAGGTGGTCGTGCGGGAACTGAGGGGCACTGGGGTGAGCTTAATGGGGGGCATGGGCTGGGGGCCTGGGGTAGGTATTGGGGACAGATCACGGGGATGTGCAGCAAGGGCCCaatggggcagtttggggggacCCCcagcgggatggaggggacaagAAGGGAGGAACAGTTAGATATAGGGAACAGGGGACCACCCCTAGGGAGCTGCAGGGGATTGACCTCCCCCAATCGCCTGTGCCCCCCCAGGGAGCcgagggcagcagcagccccgcggccgggagACGCTCGCCGGGCAGCTGCTCACCCTCGGCCTCGTCCCCGCTCTCGGCCGCGTCACCCTTCTCCCGCGGCACCGAGTTCTCCTTCGAGGCCTCGGCCGTGCGGCGGGCCCTGGGGGACCCCGAGGGCCCCTCGCCGCCCCTCAGCCGCTACCGGCCCCTCACCAACGCCTCGTCacaggaggggctggcgggcacCCCCTCGCCCAAGTCCTGCCACAGCTCCGACAGCTCGCCTGGCTTCGCCCGCCGCGATGCCCGGCCCCAGCGGCACAGCGAAGGTGAGGGCCTGCTCTGTCCCCATTCCCTTTCCCTGTCcccccgggctgggggcagctgggggtccccAGCAGAGGACGGGCCCATCCTGTAGCCTCAACAAAGCCTCCTCCTGCCATTGCTGGGGACCCTCGGCATCTGTATGTGAGAGGCAGTGggtgacccccccaccccttcctgcAGACGACAGCCGGGACATGAGTCCCCCCGAGCCGGCCAGCCCCACTGTGGGGCTGGATAAGAAAACGCGGAGGAAGTTCCTGGATCTAGGGTGAGTCCTGGTCCTGGGGTGGGATGGATGGAGCACTGGGTATCTGGATGGAGAAGCAGATGGAAGGGTTCAGGTAGGgagggatggatgggtggatggatggatgatggAGAGAtgcatggagggatggagagatggaggaaaaGATGGAGGGATGCATGGAGGGACAGAGACATACATTGGCTAGGCGGCCAGGGGGGAGCATGGCCCTTGAGGCACCTTGCTCCCCTCCCACCTGGCcccccatgccccagctgccGTGTGACTCCCTCTCCCATAGGGTGACCCTCCGCCGGGCATCCTCcagcaagagcaagaaggagaagggaagcaaCCGCCTGTCAATGGGCAGCAGGTGAGGGGGGGGCCAGGACCCACAGCAGCCCCGGGATGAGGGAGCTGCCTGACCCCCACAATAGCCCAGGGAGAGGGTCGGGCACAGAGCACAGAAGACCCTAACATGGCTCTGTCCCTAGGGAGGTGGCAGAGGGCCCTGGCCGCCCCTCGGGCTcgcccttcttgcccttctccTGGTTCTCGGACGGCACAAAGGGCTCGGCCTCCCCGGGCACTGCTTCGCCCGCCAGCTCGCCCCGGCACGAGGGCCTCAGCCCTGCCAAATCTGCCTCCCAGGTCAGTGCCCGGGGACTGGCGCATCGCCTGGGAAGGGAGGGGCCTCCAAACCCTAGAGGGATGGGTGGCTATACAGGAGGACATGGGAAGTTATAGGGGAGGACTTCAGCGCACCTATGGATCTAACTGTAGAGAGGGAGGTGGAGCACGGTAGGACTGGATAGCTATAGGGGAGGGTCTCAAAGCCCTTTAAGGTCAAGATAGCTCTAGAGGGTGGCAGAGCCCTATAAGAGAGGAGAGCTATATGGGAGAGTGTCAGAACCCTATAGGGTTGAGATAACTATAGGAGTAGGTACTTAGATGGGAGGGTGGGGGGTCCATAGGGACAAGGTGCTATAGGCTGGTGCCGGAGCCCCATAGGGGCCAGTCATGGGGCCAGCTCTGCCctcctgtctcctgctgccccaggaatCGACGCTGAGTGATGACTCCACGccacccagctccagcccccggctGCCCAGTGGCACAACGGCCACCAAGTGCTCCTACCCCTATCACACACTGTCGCAGTCCTCCGATGAGGTGAGCCCCGGGGACCCCGCTGCCATAGCCCCACAGCTTCCCTGCTCTGCTTGCACCCCACACTGCTGCCCCAGGCCCTGTGAGGCTGGCCACCCCCCCAGCTAACCCTGGCCCCCTGTGCCCAGTTCCTGGATGAGCCCCCCGGCGCAGCTGCAGGCTGGACATGCCAGCAGGTCGGGCAGTGGCTGGAGAGCCTCAACCTGGAGCAGTACGTGGACGAGTTCTCAGCCCATGGGGTTGACGGTCCCCGGCTCCTGCACCTCGACAGCGCCAAGCTCAAGGTACAGGGGTGGGCATCTCTCTCCTCCACTGGGGTGTGGAGGGTTCTAGGTACCCCGACAGGCTGTCAGAGGGCAAGAGGTTCTAGGTACCCCACAGGTACAAGGGTAAGGAGGTCTCCACAGGGCAAGGAGGTCTGGGTGGGCTCTAGATATCCCAAAGGGCTCATTCATAGCACAAGAGGTTCTAGGCACTTCAGTGGGCTGCTCCATGGGGCAGGAGGCATGTGGGGTTCTAGGTACCCCATTAGGCTCCTCCACAGGACAAAAGGCTCAAAGCAATCCCACATGCTGGTCCAGGGGTAGGAGGTGGAGGGTGCTTCCAGGTGTCCCAACAGTCTAGTCAAGGGGGCAGGAAGCACATGGAGGGGGACTCTAGGTATCCCAAAGGGCTAGTGCACAGGGCAGAAGGTGCAGAGTTCTAGGTACCTCACCTGGATGATCCACAAGGCAAGCGGTGCAGGGGGGTTCCAGGTACCCCAATGGGCCAGTTCATAGGGCAGAAGGTGCAGGGGCATCCTGGCACCCCAGGACAGGGAGAAGGTTACATCTACCCCCAGAGGCCAGCGCGCACATGTCTTGGCAGGCACTGGGCGTGAGCAACTCGCAGGACCGCGCAGTGCTCAAGCGGAAGCTGAAGGAGCTGAGCCTGGCAGTAGAGAAGGAGCGCAAGGCCCAGGAGAAGGCAGAGAAACAGCgggagaagcagaagaagaaagatcAGGAGCAGCGGAGGAGTTAGAAGGGGCCAGGAGTGCCCcagcaccccttcccctgcctgcagcctccaGGATGCCTGGGGGGCACCAGACTCCAGCACGGGACACGCCGACCGTAGCGAAGGGACCGTGGTGCCAGGCCAAGACGGGAACAGAGCAGCACATGCCCCCCTCCTCCAtgcgc
The sequence above is a segment of the Struthio camelus isolate bStrCam1 chromosome 25, bStrCam1.hap1, whole genome shotgun sequence genome. Coding sequences within it:
- the SAMD14 gene encoding sterile alpha motif domain-containing protein 14 isoform X3; the encoded protein is MSVSKLQDVDEVFDFTAVVPETQRLDSSLQKARARLLAKGRRHRPSRSRLRDSASSTEGEDGPERREGLAGTPSPKSCHSSDSSPGFARRDARPQRHSEDDSRDMSPPEPASPTVGLDKKTRRKFLDLGVTLRRASSSKSKKEKGSNRLSMGSREVAEGPGRPSGSPFLPFSWFSDGTKGSASPGTASPASSPRHEGLSPAKSASQESTLSDDSTPPSSSPRLPSGTTATKCSYPYHTLSQSSDEFLDEPPGAAAGWTCQQVGQWLESLNLEQYVDEFSAHGVDGPRLLHLDSAKLKALGVSNSQDRAVLKRKLKELSLAVEKERKAQEKAEKQREKQKKKDQEQRRS
- the SAMD14 gene encoding sterile alpha motif domain-containing protein 14 isoform X2 gives rise to the protein MSVSKLQDVDEVFETQRLDSSLQKARARLLAKGRRHRPSRSRLRDSASSTEGEDGPERRGAEGSSSPAAGRRSPGSCSPSASSPLSAASPFSRGTEFSFEASAVRRALGDPEGPSPPLSRYRPLTNASSQEGLAGTPSPKSCHSSDSSPGFARRDARPQRHSEDDSRDMSPPEPASPTVGLDKKTRRKFLDLGVTLRRASSSKSKKEKGSNRLSMGSREVAEGPGRPSGSPFLPFSWFSDGTKGSASPGTASPASSPRHEGLSPAKSASQESTLSDDSTPPSSSPRLPSGTTATKCSYPYHTLSQSSDEFLDEPPGAAAGWTCQQVGQWLESLNLEQYVDEFSAHGVDGPRLLHLDSAKLKALGVSNSQDRAVLKRKLKELSLAVEKERKAQEKAEKQREKQKKKDQEQRRS
- the SAMD14 gene encoding sterile alpha motif domain-containing protein 14 isoform X1, with product MSVSKLQDVDEVFDFTAVVPETQRLDSSLQKARARLLAKGRRHRPSRSRLRDSASSTEGEDGPERRGAEGSSSPAAGRRSPGSCSPSASSPLSAASPFSRGTEFSFEASAVRRALGDPEGPSPPLSRYRPLTNASSQEGLAGTPSPKSCHSSDSSPGFARRDARPQRHSEDDSRDMSPPEPASPTVGLDKKTRRKFLDLGVTLRRASSSKSKKEKGSNRLSMGSREVAEGPGRPSGSPFLPFSWFSDGTKGSASPGTASPASSPRHEGLSPAKSASQESTLSDDSTPPSSSPRLPSGTTATKCSYPYHTLSQSSDEFLDEPPGAAAGWTCQQVGQWLESLNLEQYVDEFSAHGVDGPRLLHLDSAKLKALGVSNSQDRAVLKRKLKELSLAVEKERKAQEKAEKQREKQKKKDQEQRRS